From the genome of Sulfitobacter sp. DSM 110093, one region includes:
- the cobI gene encoding precorrin-2 C(20)-methyltransferase — protein MGKVICAGLGPGDPELMSVKSDRAIRGARHLAYFRKKGRAGQARRIVEGMLRDDVVEYAMEYPVTTELRFDSPEYRAQMVTFYEEWADRLETLAQDHEVVVLCEGDPFFYGSFMHLHTRLQGRAEVEVLPAIPGMVGCWNALDTPFTWGDDVVTVLMGTLPEAELTDHMKRADALVVMKTGRNLPTVRRALAAAGKLDDAWLVERGTMPDQRVAKLSDVADDDCPYFAIVLVHGQGRRPEAET, from the coding sequence ATGGGCAAGGTTATCTGCGCGGGCCTCGGCCCCGGCGATCCGGAACTGATGAGCGTGAAATCCGACCGTGCCATTCGCGGCGCGCGGCATTTGGCGTATTTCCGCAAGAAAGGCCGCGCGGGGCAGGCGCGCCGGATCGTCGAGGGCATGTTGCGCGACGACGTGGTGGAATATGCGATGGAATATCCCGTGACCACGGAATTGCGGTTCGATTCGCCCGAATACCGCGCCCAGATGGTCACCTTTTACGAGGAATGGGCCGACCGTTTGGAAACACTGGCGCAGGATCACGAAGTGGTCGTGCTTTGTGAGGGTGATCCCTTCTTCTACGGCTCCTTCATGCATCTGCACACCCGGCTTCAGGGCCGCGCCGAGGTTGAGGTGCTGCCCGCGATCCCCGGTATGGTGGGCTGCTGGAACGCGCTGGATACGCCTTTCACTTGGGGCGATGATGTGGTGACCGTGCTCATGGGCACGTTGCCCGAGGCCGAGTTGACCGACCACATGAAACGGGCCGATGCGCTGGTGGTGATGAAGACGGGCCGCAACCTGCCAACCGTGCGCCGCGCGCTGGCGGCGGCGGGCAAGCTGGACGATGCATGGCTGGTGGAGCGTGGCACGATGCCCGATCAGCGGGTGGCGAAACTCTCTGACGTGGCGGACGACGATTGCCCCTATTTCGCGATCGTCTTGGTCCATGGCCAAGGCCGCAGACCGGAGGCGGAGACATGA
- a CDS encoding precorrin-8X methylmutase translates to MPHSYITDGAEIYRQSFATIRAEAALAHFTPEEEIVAVRMIHAAGMVGLEEHIRFSEGMAVAARAALEDGAPILCDAYMVSEGITRKRLPRENEVICTLRDPSVPDLAAKMGNTRSAAALELWRPHLQGAVVAIGNAPTALFHLLNMLEGVDPGQRPAAIIGCPVGFIGAAESKEALMQDLPVPSMIVQGRLGGSAITVAAVNALASRVE, encoded by the coding sequence ATGCCCCATAGCTATATCACCGACGGTGCCGAGATTTACCGCCAGTCCTTTGCCACCATCCGCGCGGAGGCGGCGCTGGCGCACTTCACCCCCGAAGAAGAGATCGTCGCCGTGCGCATGATCCACGCCGCAGGTATGGTCGGGCTGGAGGAACACATCCGCTTTTCCGAAGGCATGGCCGTGGCCGCGCGGGCGGCGCTGGAAGACGGCGCGCCGATCCTGTGCGATGCCTATATGGTCAGCGAAGGCATCACCCGCAAACGCCTGCCACGCGAGAATGAAGTGATCTGCACCCTGCGCGACCCGTCGGTGCCGGATTTGGCGGCAAAGATGGGCAACACCCGCTCCGCTGCCGCGCTTGAGCTTTGGCGGCCGCATCTGCAAGGCGCAGTGGTGGCCATCGGCAACGCGCCGACGGCGCTGTTTCACCTGCTTAACATGCTCGAAGGCGTCGATCCGGGTCAGCGCCCGGCGGCGATCATCGGCTGCCCGGTAGGCTTTATCGGTGCGGCGGAGTCAAAAGAGGCGCTGATGCAGGATCTGCCAGTGCCCTCGATGATCGTTCAGGGGCGTTTGGGCGGCTCGGCGATCACCGTGGCGGCGGTGAACGCGCTGGCAAGCAGGGTGGAATGA
- a CDS encoding cobalamin biosynthesis protein, with product MRMAGIGFRGAASVASLRDALARANPDGLKIDALVTEAAKARATVFRDFAQELGVPGLGITTEDLARMITPTQSARIEDRFGTGSLSEAAALAAAGPGAVLVAERVVSGDAMATAAIAETKGKTP from the coding sequence ATGAGGATGGCCGGGATCGGATTTCGGGGCGCGGCAAGCGTGGCGTCATTGCGCGATGCGCTGGCACGGGCAAACCCCGACGGCCTTAAGATTGACGCGCTGGTGACCGAGGCGGCGAAGGCCCGCGCAACCGTGTTTCGCGACTTTGCCCAAGAATTGGGCGTGCCGGGGCTGGGTATCACCACCGAGGATTTGGCCCGCATGATCACACCCACGCAATCAGCGCGGATCGAAGACCGTTTCGGCACCGGGTCACTCTCGGAAGCCGCCGCACTGGCCGCTGCCGGGCCGGGGGCCGTATTGGTTGCCGAGCGCGTCGTTTCAGGCGATGCCATGGCCACAGCGGCGATTGCCGAGACGAAAGGAAAAACACCGTGA
- a CDS encoding bifunctional cobalt-precorrin-7 (C(5))-methyltransferase CbiE/decarboxylating cobalt-precorrin-6B (C(15))-methyltransferase CbiT — protein MGNPWLSIIGMPDDSADALPPASRAALAGAEVIFGGPRHLERADAGTRGRAWPVPFSVEPVLAERGKRVAMLVSGDPFWFGAGGSIVGALGPDEWRSLPAPSTFSLVANALGWRLEEVSCHGLHAAPLAQLRGTLRPKGRMICLLRDGAAPAALAEFLCAHGAGAATLHVAERLGGPDARLRAVQADGFDLTDVQAPVAVGVDLPEGIGLPRAPGMPDDSFASDGQITKAPVRALTLSALAPRPGDLLWDIGAGSGSVSVEFCLAGGHAIAFEQHATRVGNITRNIVDFGLTARMQVAHGRAPDVWAGHPLPDVVFVGGGGNAALYAALLPALPAGTRLVANGVTLETEALLAQLHAAHGGSLLRIELAQAAPLGTMRGWQPLRPVVQWSVTL, from the coding sequence GTGGGTAACCCTTGGCTCAGCATCATCGGAATGCCCGACGATAGCGCGGATGCCTTGCCCCCGGCAAGCCGCGCGGCACTGGCTGGGGCTGAGGTAATCTTTGGCGGGCCACGTCACCTAGAGCGGGCAGACGCAGGCACGCGCGGGCGGGCTTGGCCGGTGCCTTTTTCGGTTGAGCCAGTGCTGGCCGAGCGGGGCAAGCGCGTGGCGATGCTGGTCTCAGGCGATCCCTTTTGGTTTGGCGCGGGCGGCAGCATCGTCGGCGCATTGGGCCCCGACGAATGGCGCAGCCTGCCCGCGCCTTCAACATTCTCGCTGGTAGCCAATGCGCTTGGCTGGCGGTTGGAGGAGGTCAGCTGCCACGGTCTGCACGCGGCACCGCTGGCGCAATTGCGCGGTACGTTGCGTCCCAAAGGGCGGATGATCTGTCTGCTGCGTGATGGAGCTGCCCCTGCGGCGCTGGCAGAGTTCCTCTGCGCACATGGCGCTGGCGCGGCCACGTTGCATGTGGCCGAACGGCTGGGCGGCCCCGATGCGCGGCTGCGCGCGGTACAGGCGGATGGGTTTGATCTGACGGATGTGCAAGCCCCCGTGGCCGTTGGGGTGGACCTGCCCGAAGGCATCGGCCTGCCGCGCGCGCCCGGCATGCCGGATGACAGCTTTGCCAGCGACGGGCAAATCACCAAAGCACCAGTGCGGGCGCTGACGCTGTCGGCCCTCGCCCCCCGGCCCGGCGATTTGCTGTGGGACATCGGTGCGGGGAGTGGTTCGGTCTCGGTCGAGTTCTGTCTCGCCGGCGGCCACGCCATCGCCTTTGAACAACACGCCACGCGGGTAGGGAACATCACCCGCAATATCGTGGATTTCGGCCTGACCGCGCGTATGCAGGTCGCCCATGGCCGCGCGCCTGATGTCTGGGCGGGGCATCCCTTGCCTGACGTGGTCTTCGTCGGCGGTGGCGGCAACGCGGCGCTTTACGCTGCCCTGCTGCCTGCGCTACCAGCGGGCACGCGGCTGGTCGCCAATGGGGTAACGCTGGAAACCGAAGCGCTTTTGGCGCAGCTTCACGCGGCGCATGGCGGCAGTCTTTTGCGGATCGAACTGGCACAGGCCGCACCGCTGGGCACGATGCGTGGCTGGCAGCCGCTGCGGCCCGTCGTACAATGGAGCGTGACACTATGA
- the cobJ gene encoding precorrin-3B C(17)-methyltransferase encodes MSGILYIAGLGPGDDTLVTPEVTEALAQATDVIGYIPYVARVAPREGLTLHPSDNRVELDRATHALQLAQAGARVVVVSSGDPGVFAMASAVFEAVERDPAFESVDIRVLPGITAMLAAAARLGAPLGHDFCAINLSDNLKPWTMVEHRLRMAARADFAMAFYNPRSKSRPHQFAEALDILRAECGPDRLITFARAVTTPEEAFKTVTLGEATPEMADMRTVVIVGNSATRRVGRYVYTPRSAV; translated from the coding sequence ATGAGCGGCATTCTCTATATTGCGGGCCTCGGCCCCGGTGACGACACATTGGTAACGCCCGAGGTGACCGAGGCGTTGGCGCAGGCCACCGATGTCATCGGCTATATCCCCTACGTCGCCCGCGTCGCCCCGCGCGAAGGGCTGACGCTGCACCCCAGCGACAACCGAGTGGAGTTGGACCGCGCGACCCATGCGCTGCAATTGGCGCAAGCAGGCGCGCGGGTGGTGGTGGTGTCTTCGGGCGATCCGGGCGTCTTTGCCATGGCCTCGGCGGTGTTCGAGGCGGTGGAGCGTGACCCGGCGTTTGAGAGTGTCGACATTCGCGTGCTGCCCGGTATCACAGCGATGCTGGCGGCGGCAGCGCGGCTTGGCGCCCCCTTGGGTCATGATTTCTGTGCGATCAACCTTAGTGATAATCTTAAGCCTTGGACGATGGTCGAGCACCGTCTGCGCATGGCCGCGCGGGCGGATTTCGCCATGGCCTTCTACAACCCACGCAGCAAGTCGCGGCCGCATCAATTCGCCGAAGCGCTGGACATTCTGCGGGCCGAATGCGGGCCAGATCGGCTGATCACCTTTGCCCGCGCCGTGACCACGCCCGAAGAGGCGTTCAAAACCGTCACATTGGGCGAAGCCACACCTGAAATGGCGGATATGCGGACTGTCGTAATCGTCGGCAATTCCGCGACGCGCCGGGTCGGACGCTATGTCTATACGCCGCGCAGCGCGGTATGA
- the cobG gene encoding precorrin-3B synthase — translation MSIAPVIKGWCPGALRPMLSGDGLVVRLRVPQGRLTVVQARGVAELSQRYGNGMLDLSNRGNLQLRGIDPARHEGLIDALRALALIDADEHTERRRNLMVTPFWQAGDDTNFLTQQLIAAAQVHALPDVSSKFGYAVDTGQQPVLQGDPADIRFERAAEGQLLLCAEGAEMGKPISLETAVTEAIALATWVRAQGASRAARALAAGATVPSGFDHPRQSGLSTPTLGHYPAGALVACAFGQMDAETLTALANLGPLRLTPWRMVLIEGATALPDLPSLITDAADPLLRVVACIGAPGCAQARGETRELARDLAASVPQGQRLHVSGCAKGCAAPRATDITLTATVPDQYDLIRNGHADAAPDLRGLTPAAIASHLRKSADAP, via the coding sequence GTGAGCATAGCCCCCGTCATCAAGGGCTGGTGCCCCGGCGCGCTGCGGCCAATGCTGTCGGGCGATGGGCTGGTGGTCCGCCTCCGCGTGCCGCAGGGGCGGTTAACCGTAGTCCAAGCGCGCGGCGTCGCAGAGCTGTCGCAGCGCTATGGCAACGGGATGCTCGACCTGTCGAACCGGGGGAATCTGCAACTGCGCGGGATTGATCCCGCGCGGCATGAGGGGCTGATCGACGCGCTTCGCGCGCTGGCGCTGATTGACGCTGACGAGCACACCGAGCGACGGCGTAACCTCATGGTGACGCCCTTCTGGCAAGCGGGCGATGATACGAATTTCCTAACCCAGCAGTTGATCGCCGCTGCGCAGGTCCATGCGCTGCCCGATGTATCGAGCAAATTCGGCTATGCGGTCGATACAGGGCAACAGCCGGTGTTGCAGGGTGACCCCGCCGATATTCGTTTTGAGCGGGCGGCGGAGGGGCAGCTTTTGCTCTGCGCCGAGGGCGCGGAAATGGGCAAGCCCATCTCTCTGGAGACCGCCGTGACTGAGGCCATCGCGTTGGCCACATGGGTTCGCGCCCAGGGTGCCAGCCGCGCCGCGCGCGCCTTGGCGGCGGGGGCGACCGTCCCTTCTGGTTTCGACCATCCCCGGCAAAGCGGCCTGAGTACTCCGACGCTAGGCCACTATCCAGCGGGCGCGCTGGTTGCCTGTGCTTTCGGTCAGATGGACGCTGAAACGCTCACTGCCCTTGCCAACCTTGGCCCGCTGCGCTTGACCCCGTGGCGGATGGTGCTGATCGAAGGCGCGACTGCTCTGCCTGACCTGCCCAGCCTCATCACCGACGCCGCCGATCCACTCCTGCGCGTTGTCGCCTGTATCGGCGCACCCGGCTGCGCGCAGGCGCGCGGCGAAACGCGCGAACTGGCGCGCGACCTTGCCGCTTCGGTGCCGCAAGGCCAACGCCTGCATGTATCAGGCTGCGCCAAGGGCTGTGCTGCACCGCGCGCCACAGACATCACCCTGACCGCCACCGTGCCGGACCAATATGACCTTATCCGCAACGGCCACGCCGATGCGGCCCCTGATCTGCGCGGGCTAACTCCCGCCGCCATCGCCTCTCACCTTAGAAAGTCCGCCGATGCCCCATAG
- a CDS encoding cobalt-precorrin-6A reductase, with protein MRVLLLGGTTEASALARALVKAEIDAVFSYAGRTDSPVAQPLPTRVGGFGGVAGLVAYLKAEAITHVVDATHPFAAGMSNNAFVACARQDLPLVRFERPPWEPQVGDDWTFVPDITDLPAALPDSPARVFLAIGKQQLALFAAKPQHRYLLRLVDPPQGPLPLPRATVVLARGPFDVAGDTALMQTHAITHVVAKNAGGSGARAKLDAARALGLPVILADRPDLPGEVAANDVTEVMHWLHHTALRGV; from the coding sequence ATGCGCGTCCTTCTTTTGGGTGGCACCACCGAAGCCAGCGCCCTGGCGCGCGCCTTGGTCAAGGCCGAGATCGACGCCGTGTTTTCCTATGCCGGACGCACCGACAGCCCGGTGGCCCAGCCCCTGCCCACCCGCGTCGGCGGGTTCGGCGGCGTGGCCGGGCTGGTGGCCTACCTCAAGGCCGAGGCGATCACGCATGTCGTCGACGCCACCCATCCCTTTGCTGCGGGCATGAGCAACAATGCCTTTGTCGCCTGCGCCCGACAAGACCTGCCGCTGGTGCGGTTCGAGCGCCCCCCGTGGGAGCCGCAGGTGGGCGACGATTGGACCTTCGTGCCTGACATCACCGATCTGCCCGCCGCCCTGCCCGACAGCCCGGCGCGGGTGTTTCTGGCCATCGGCAAGCAGCAACTGGCGCTCTTTGCCGCGAAACCGCAACACCGCTACCTGCTGCGCCTCGTCGATCCGCCGCAGGGTCCGCTGCCGCTGCCGCGGGCGACGGTGGTGCTGGCGCGGGGTCCGTTCGACGTGGCGGGCGATACCGCATTGATGCAGACCCATGCGATCACCCATGTGGTCGCCAAAAACGCCGGAGGCTCCGGCGCGCGGGCCAAGCTGGATGCCGCCCGCGCGCTTGGCCTGCCGGTGATCTTGGCCGACCGGCCCGACCTGCCGGGCGAGGTGGCTGCCAATGATGTGACCGAAGTGATGCATTGGCTACATCATACCGCGCTGCGCGGCGTATAG